In the Bacillus shivajii genome, one interval contains:
- a CDS encoding ReoY family proteolytic degradation factor: MNNPIPVMEKRDFLKWFLDQYQLKRRECAWLLNFLISDDVLMERVHFVEKAEYCPKALLISANDVESVPFAFHKNQHVTMDAEKSFHDIRLNRNEDIYIQLNFKGKHSSPQYLAILEENPYLPINKEEASLQSLFAEMVLDHSIKMYELNVLEREIDQALLDGDERTFHKLAKKYQQLKAHP; encoded by the coding sequence GTGAACAATCCTATTCCAGTAATGGAGAAACGTGATTTTCTAAAGTGGTTTTTAGATCAATACCAACTCAAAAGAAGAGAGTGCGCGTGGCTACTTAATTTTTTAATTAGTGATGATGTATTGATGGAACGTGTTCACTTCGTAGAAAAGGCAGAATATTGCCCGAAAGCGTTATTGATTTCAGCCAATGATGTTGAGAGTGTCCCTTTTGCATTTCATAAGAATCAGCATGTAACGATGGATGCGGAAAAATCATTTCATGATATTCGACTAAACCGAAATGAAGACATCTATATTCAGCTTAACTTCAAAGGAAAGCATTCCTCACCTCAATATTTAGCTATTTTAGAGGAGAACCCATACCTTCCAATTAATAAAGAAGAGGCGAGTTTACAAAGTCTTTTTGCAGAGATGGTATTGGATCACTCAATTAAAATGTATGAGCTTAACGTATTAGAACGTGAAATTGACCAAGCTTTATTGGATGGCGATGAACGAACCTTTCATAAGTTAGCAAAAAAATATCAGCAATTAAAAGCCCATCCTTAA
- the aroA gene encoding 3-phosphoshikimate 1-carboxyvinyltransferase, translating to MLETVINKPNTGLVGTITVPGDKSISHRAVMFGSIANGTTEITGFLKGEDCLSTIRCMRQLGVNIEEKEDKIIVHGKGLDGLQEPEEVLDVGNSGTTIRLLSGILATQSFSNVLVGDDSIAKRPMGRVTGPLKMMNAFIDGRDQGQLTPLFIRGGNLNAINYVSPVASAQVKSAIILASLRANGTTKVTEPYRSRDHTERMLKAFQVDVEVSGNTVAIKGGHDLVATNVHVPGDISSAAFMLVAGAITKNSKVILNNVGVNPTRTGIIDVLEKMGADMDIEYDQTSSFEPTATITMKSSSLNGITIDGDLIPRLIDEIPAIAVLATQAEGTTVIKDAAELKVKETNRIDTMVNQLKALGANIRATDDGMIIEGQTKPLTGGEVNSFGDHRVGMAMALCGLISDSPVQLINTEAINVSYPKFFEHLEMLKQK from the coding sequence GTGTTGGAAACCGTCATTAACAAACCAAATACAGGATTAGTTGGAACAATAACAGTTCCTGGAGATAAATCGATCTCACACCGTGCGGTCATGTTTGGATCTATCGCAAACGGAACGACAGAAATTACAGGTTTTTTAAAAGGTGAAGATTGCTTAAGTACGATTCGTTGTATGAGACAACTAGGCGTAAACATCGAAGAAAAAGAAGACAAGATCATTGTTCATGGAAAAGGCCTAGACGGTTTACAAGAACCCGAGGAAGTGCTTGATGTTGGAAACTCTGGAACAACGATACGCCTTTTATCTGGGATATTGGCCACACAGTCTTTTTCAAATGTACTAGTGGGTGATGACTCCATCGCAAAGCGTCCAATGGGGAGAGTAACAGGCCCATTAAAAATGATGAATGCTTTCATTGATGGAAGGGATCAAGGGCAATTAACTCCACTATTTATTCGAGGTGGGAACTTAAATGCAATCAACTATGTATCTCCAGTCGCTAGTGCACAAGTAAAATCAGCGATTATCCTTGCTTCGCTTCGCGCAAATGGAACGACAAAGGTGACAGAACCTTATCGCTCCAGGGACCATACAGAACGGATGTTAAAAGCCTTTCAAGTAGATGTTGAAGTTTCGGGGAACACTGTGGCGATTAAAGGTGGACATGACCTTGTTGCAACAAACGTTCATGTTCCTGGTGACATTTCATCTGCTGCATTTATGTTAGTAGCTGGGGCGATTACAAAAAACAGTAAAGTAATATTGAATAATGTTGGTGTCAATCCTACTCGTACAGGGATCATTGATGTATTAGAAAAAATGGGAGCCGATATGGATATCGAATATGATCAAACCTCTTCTTTTGAGCCGACAGCAACGATTACGATGAAATCAAGCTCACTCAATGGGATAACAATTGATGGCGATCTCATTCCAAGACTCATTGATGAGATTCCTGCGATTGCTGTTCTAGCTACACAAGCAGAAGGAACGACGGTCATTAAAGATGCTGCAGAATTGAAAGTGAAAGAAACCAATCGTATAGACACAATGGTGAATCAGTTAAAGGCCTTAGGGGCAAACATACGAGCAACTGACGATGGAATGATCATCGAAGGACAAACAAAACCTTTAACAGGCGGTGAAGTGAACAGTTTTGGAGACCATCGCGTAGGAATGGCCATGGCTCTTTGTGGGTTAATTTCAGACTCGCCTGTTCAGTTAATTAATACAGAGGCAATTAATGTTTCGTACCCCAAATTTTTCGAACACCTAGAGATGCTTAAGCAAAAATAA
- a CDS encoding YpiF family protein, with product MKWTTEQMDMYLQAKEYVDTAVIPLVPVEWGKDPKGVVSMGEFTAILVDELERQFKGRVFQMMPFTYLKSEDDDQRVQRLKDWDLHLFENGFKHIVYVTSDGDWKKHEGSLTDMLIWIPSLSLESMDDKYVKQIIDQQMKQILPLITNKWQEDPRDRS from the coding sequence TTGAAATGGACAACAGAACAAATGGACATGTATTTGCAAGCAAAGGAATATGTAGATACAGCAGTCATTCCTCTTGTGCCAGTTGAGTGGGGGAAAGATCCTAAAGGTGTCGTATCAATGGGAGAATTCACAGCAATTTTAGTCGATGAATTAGAGCGTCAGTTTAAAGGGCGCGTTTTCCAAATGATGCCTTTTACATATTTGAAAAGCGAAGATGATGATCAACGAGTTCAACGCCTAAAAGATTGGGATCTTCACCTTTTTGAAAATGGGTTCAAACATATCGTATATGTAACGTCTGATGGTGATTGGAAAAAGCACGAAGGTTCATTAACGGATATGCTAATATGGATCCCATCGCTATCTCTAGAGTCAATGGATGATAAATATGTAAAACAAATCATTGACCAACAAATGAAACAAATCCTCCCATTAATAACCAATAAATGGCAAGAGGATCCAAGGGATCGTTCATAA
- the trpC gene encoding indole-3-glycerol phosphate synthase TrpC, with amino-acid sequence MTILDTIVEKKKEEVENLSSFDTDSVPYPHRSLYEALKEPNRDLGIISEVKKASPSKGVLSTDFHSVKIAEEYEQINVDAISVLTDKSFFKGDISHLTEVKKNVSVPILRKDFIIDDKQIFESKAIGADAILLIAAILSKKQLKEYMNIAEEQHLDVLVEVHNEQELEDVLSVTTPKLIGVNNRNLKTFETSIETSENLSEYIPKSSLFISESGIQTRNDINRLKEMGANGMLVGETFMRSKNKRGIIDEWFTKEASL; translated from the coding sequence ATGACAATCTTAGATACGATCGTAGAAAAGAAGAAAGAAGAAGTAGAAAACCTTTCATCTTTCGATACAGATAGTGTTCCTTATCCACATAGGTCGCTTTACGAAGCGCTTAAAGAGCCAAATCGAGATTTAGGTATTATTTCTGAAGTAAAAAAAGCAAGTCCTTCAAAAGGGGTTTTGAGTACAGATTTTCATTCAGTAAAGATTGCGGAAGAATATGAACAAATCAATGTTGATGCAATTTCAGTTTTAACTGACAAATCATTTTTTAAAGGCGATATTAGCCATTTAACGGAAGTGAAAAAGAACGTATCTGTCCCGATTCTTCGAAAGGATTTTATTATCGATGATAAGCAAATTTTTGAATCGAAAGCGATTGGAGCTGATGCAATCCTCTTGATTGCTGCAATCTTATCAAAGAAGCAGTTGAAAGAATATATGAATATTGCAGAAGAGCAGCACCTAGACGTTCTCGTTGAAGTTCATAATGAACAAGAGTTAGAAGATGTTTTATCTGTAACGACACCGAAGCTTATCGGGGTAAATAACCGTAACTTGAAGACGTTTGAAACATCAATTGAGACATCGGAAAATTTAAGTGAGTACATTCCAAAGTCATCACTATTTATTAGCGAAAGCGGGATTCAAACGAGAAATGATATTAATAGATTAAAAGAAATGGGTGCAAACGGAATGCTAGTAGGCGAGACGTTTATGCGTTCAAAAAATAAGAGGGGTATTATTGACGAGTGGTTTACTAAGGAAGCAAGTCTATGA
- the trpD gene encoding anthranilate phosphoribosyltransferase translates to MLKNLLNKRTLSEQEAKTLVEQMMEGEIEDEQVAAILSVLQFRGETVDELVGFAKGMQEKSVQINPNQLVLDTCGTGGDGIGTYNVSTAVALLVSSLNIPVAKHGNRSVSSKTGSADVLEYLGIPIQTTSEEALKQLQRNNLCFLYAPIYHSAMKQVANARKKIGVKTIFNLLGPLTNPAGATHRLIGVYSREQGRKMALASKDLGIKRALFVTGSDGLDEMTITGETYVTELKDNKISEYTITPESLGLKRGELQNTLVQSPQESGKLILNIFRKKAPEEATNLLLMNAGAALYIAGKSESIAEGVEMARANLGVNILDHLKKLQLEKKEVIAQ, encoded by the coding sequence GTGTTAAAGAACTTACTAAATAAACGTACACTTTCAGAGCAAGAAGCAAAAACACTTGTCGAACAAATGATGGAAGGAGAAATTGAAGACGAACAAGTAGCAGCGATATTATCGGTTCTTCAATTTCGAGGTGAGACCGTGGATGAATTAGTTGGATTTGCAAAGGGTATGCAAGAAAAGAGCGTTCAAATAAATCCAAACCAGCTCGTTTTAGATACTTGTGGAACTGGTGGGGATGGAATAGGGACGTACAATGTTTCAACAGCTGTTGCATTGTTAGTTAGTTCGTTAAACATACCTGTAGCAAAACACGGGAACCGAAGTGTATCATCGAAAACTGGAAGTGCAGACGTCCTTGAATATTTAGGAATTCCAATTCAAACAACATCTGAAGAGGCCCTTAAACAGTTACAAAGGAATAACCTTTGTTTTCTATACGCTCCTATCTATCATTCTGCAATGAAGCAAGTTGCCAATGCGAGAAAAAAAATAGGTGTAAAAACGATTTTTAATTTACTAGGTCCTTTAACAAATCCAGCAGGAGCGACACATCGACTCATCGGTGTATATAGTCGTGAACAAGGTAGGAAAATGGCATTAGCTTCAAAAGATTTAGGGATTAAAAGAGCGCTGTTTGTAACAGGTTCAGACGGACTTGATGAAATGACGATTACAGGTGAAACTTATGTTACTGAGTTGAAGGACAACAAGATAAGTGAATACACAATAACACCTGAAAGTCTCGGATTAAAGCGAGGGGAATTACAAAATACACTCGTACAATCCCCACAAGAAAGTGGGAAGTTAATCTTAAATATTTTCCGTAAAAAAGCACCCGAAGAAGCGACAAACCTCCTTTTAATGAATGCTGGAGCTGCATTGTACATCGCAGGGAAAAGTGAAAGTATTGCTGAAGGAGTTGAAATGGCAAGAGCTAATTTGGGTGTAAATATATTAGATCATTTAAAAAAGCTTCAACTTGAGAAGAAAGAAGTGATTGCACAATGA
- a CDS encoding tetratricopeptide repeat protein — MNEKLQEAIQLIEQGKSEEGIQKAEKLVKEADDETKRTAAELFYELGLVDRSLEIIEELMFRYPDHGELFAFAAECYGELGKEDEAIEMLSEIKEDDPAFLQAQLLLADIYQNQGLEEVAEQKLIQAQKLAPEEPVLQYGLGEFYLNRGDYLQSIPYFKKVVHNEKFLQDHPLNPALRIAEAYSATGQFEEALDYYQQGLGKEETPEGLFGFGITALQVKDYETATKQLIQLKDLDPDFTTLYPYLGKALREQSFLNEALDILQEGLKRDEFNEDLYLEMAKVQFLKGNGEAGKDFLQKVIALNPSNVSAVKELFVYFMEEEDYEDVLDLMEFLDDYGEYDPLFERYKAKALYETDDLDGAVQAYEKAIEDGDDQDSTLLEEAGFAYLEVGKKKEGISILEKLLSLEPERYDIEERIIQLKQNDM; from the coding sequence ATGAATGAAAAGCTACAAGAAGCAATTCAATTAATTGAACAAGGAAAAAGCGAAGAAGGTATACAAAAAGCTGAAAAACTAGTAAAAGAAGCGGATGATGAAACGAAACGAACGGCTGCTGAACTTTTCTACGAACTAGGTTTAGTTGACCGCTCACTAGAAATCATTGAAGAATTGATGTTTAGATATCCAGATCATGGAGAGCTTTTTGCTTTTGCCGCAGAATGTTATGGAGAACTTGGAAAAGAAGACGAAGCGATTGAAATGTTATCAGAAATAAAGGAAGATGACCCTGCCTTTTTACAAGCGCAGCTATTACTTGCTGATATATACCAAAACCAAGGTTTAGAAGAAGTTGCTGAGCAAAAGTTAATTCAAGCACAAAAGCTTGCTCCTGAAGAGCCTGTTTTACAATATGGACTCGGAGAGTTTTACTTAAACCGAGGTGATTACTTACAATCGATTCCATACTTTAAAAAAGTGGTTCATAATGAGAAGTTTCTTCAAGATCACCCTCTGAACCCGGCCTTACGAATTGCTGAGGCTTATAGTGCCACAGGTCAATTTGAAGAAGCGTTAGATTATTATCAGCAAGGATTAGGTAAGGAAGAAACTCCAGAAGGGTTATTTGGATTCGGTATTACTGCTTTACAAGTCAAAGATTATGAAACAGCAACAAAGCAGTTAATACAATTAAAAGATCTAGATCCAGATTTTACGACGTTGTATCCATATTTAGGTAAAGCGCTTAGAGAACAAAGCTTTTTAAATGAAGCTCTAGATATACTGCAAGAAGGGCTAAAACGAGATGAATTCAATGAAGACCTGTACTTGGAAATGGCTAAAGTGCAATTCTTAAAAGGGAATGGTGAAGCAGGAAAAGACTTTTTACAAAAAGTTATTGCATTAAACCCTTCGAATGTCTCAGCGGTTAAAGAGCTATTTGTCTACTTTATGGAAGAAGAAGATTATGAAGATGTTCTTGATTTAATGGAGTTTCTTGATGATTACGGTGAATATGACCCATTATTTGAACGTTATAAGGCGAAAGCTCTATATGAGACGGATGACTTAGATGGTGCTGTTCAAGCGTATGAGAAGGCGATTGAAGATGGTGATGATCAAGACAGCACACTTCTTGAAGAAGCAGGATTTGCATATTTAGAAGTAGGAAAGAAAAAAGAGGGCATCTCTATATTAGAGAAACTACTCTCTCTAGAGCCTGAAAGATATGATATCGAAGAACGAATAATCCAACTAAAGCAAAATGACATGTAA
- the trpB gene encoding tryptophan synthase subunit beta: MNPLIKFCGMRTEEDYKKAVHSKADYIGFVFVKSKRQVRKNDVKKWVEQTPPKQKQRLVGVFVNEANETVIDIANACKLDVIQLHGEESPIDIMYLKERLQVGVFKTIHHDLDGLRKMQQYCDVADGYVVDTKTTSWGGSGVSFDWTQVPTYTDEAKSQGVPCFIAGGIHERNIGKLHRYNPTGIDISSGIETNERKDEEKMEAITSKTKQQYTAPDHVGRFGEFGGRYVPETLMYALSELEKAYESVKNDEEFQDELIQELKKYSGRPTALTKANRLSESLGGAQIYLKREDLNHTGAHKINNAIAQALLAKRMGKTKIIAETGAGQHGVASATVAARFGLSCKVFMGKEDMKRQELNVFRMELLGAEVIEVNSGGKTLKDATNEAIRYWVSNVEDTFYLIGSAVGPHPYPKMVRDFQSIIGRESKGQFLEEHGNLPSEVIACVGGGSNAIGMFHPFIGDEVKLTGVEAAGKGIETNEHAATLAKGRKGVLHGSLSYLIQDDSGNIIEPYSISAGLDYPGIGPEHAHLKEIGRVAYESVTDEEALDALKLLCQLEGILPALESSHALAYAIKRAKQLQENESLLVCLSGRGDKDVQTIRGAIGGDEK; the protein is encoded by the coding sequence ATGAACCCTTTAATTAAATTTTGTGGAATGCGCACTGAAGAGGATTATAAGAAGGCAGTACATTCAAAAGCAGACTATATCGGTTTTGTTTTTGTAAAGAGTAAGAGGCAAGTACGAAAAAACGATGTGAAAAAGTGGGTAGAACAGACACCTCCAAAGCAAAAACAACGTTTAGTCGGAGTGTTTGTTAATGAAGCGAACGAAACGGTTATTGATATTGCCAATGCTTGTAAATTAGATGTCATTCAATTACATGGGGAGGAATCCCCGATAGACATTATGTATTTAAAAGAAAGATTGCAAGTAGGTGTATTTAAAACCATTCACCATGATTTGGATGGCCTTCGGAAAATGCAACAATATTGCGATGTTGCTGACGGTTATGTTGTTGATACAAAAACAACATCTTGGGGAGGAAGCGGGGTTAGCTTTGATTGGACTCAAGTGCCAACTTATACAGATGAAGCGAAATCTCAAGGTGTACCGTGTTTCATCGCAGGAGGAATTCATGAAAGAAATATTGGCAAATTACATCGCTATAACCCCACAGGAATCGATATTTCATCAGGGATCGAAACGAATGAACGAAAGGATGAAGAAAAGATGGAAGCAATCACTTCAAAAACGAAACAACAATACACTGCCCCAGATCACGTTGGGAGATTTGGAGAGTTCGGCGGCAGGTACGTTCCGGAAACGTTAATGTATGCGCTAAGCGAATTAGAAAAAGCGTATGAAAGTGTAAAAAATGATGAGGAATTTCAAGATGAATTAATACAAGAATTGAAAAAATATTCAGGTCGTCCGACAGCATTAACGAAAGCGAACAGGTTAAGTGAAAGCTTAGGTGGAGCGCAAATTTATTTAAAACGTGAAGACCTCAATCATACAGGGGCACATAAAATCAACAATGCGATTGCTCAAGCACTTCTTGCAAAACGGATGGGAAAAACGAAAATCATCGCTGAAACAGGGGCAGGGCAGCACGGTGTAGCCTCTGCTACAGTCGCTGCAAGGTTCGGTCTATCGTGCAAAGTGTTCATGGGAAAAGAAGATATGAAGCGCCAAGAATTAAATGTATTTCGGATGGAGTTATTAGGAGCAGAAGTAATTGAAGTAAATAGTGGAGGAAAAACATTAAAAGATGCGACAAATGAAGCAATTCGCTACTGGGTTTCAAATGTTGAGGACACATTTTATTTAATTGGTTCTGCTGTTGGTCCTCACCCTTATCCTAAAATGGTAAGAGATTTTCAAAGTATTATTGGTCGTGAAAGTAAGGGGCAGTTTTTAGAAGAACACGGCAACCTCCCAAGTGAAGTGATCGCATGTGTAGGTGGAGGCAGTAATGCAATCGGTATGTTTCATCCATTTATCGGCGACGAAGTAAAGTTAACGGGTGTTGAAGCAGCCGGAAAAGGAATTGAGACGAATGAACATGCAGCGACATTAGCGAAAGGTAGAAAAGGAGTCTTACATGGCTCGTTATCGTATTTAATTCAAGATGACTCAGGTAATATTATTGAGCCTTATTCCATATCGGCAGGGCTAGACTATCCAGGCATTGGTCCAGAACATGCTCATTTAAAAGAGATCGGGCGGGTAGCATACGAGTCTGTCACAGATGAAGAGGCATTGGATGCATTAAAACTGCTATGTCAGCTAGAGGGAATTTTACCAGCGTTAGAATCTTCTCATGCACTTGCTTATGCGATAAAAAGAGCAAAACAATTACAAGAGAATGAAAGCTTGCTCGTATGTTTATCTGGAAGAGGAGATAAGGACGTACAAACAATAAGAGGGGCAATTGGAGGAGATGAGAAATGA
- the hisC gene encoding histidinol-phosphate transaminase: MRVKETMLDLVPYQPGKPIEEVKRELGLEEVVKLASNENPYGCSPKVKETIEKSFQDLAIYPDGYARQLRESVAEKLEVNVTQLIFGNGSDEVILILCRSILSKNDNIVTATPTFPQYRHNAVIEGTEVKEVPLVDGVHDLDAMLDAIDENTKMVFVCNPNNPTGTYVNEEQFKAFIEKVPEDVFVISDEAYFEYVEAKDYPETLPLLKQYPNLIILRTFSKAYGLASLRIGYGIANEELIKAVDPGREPFNTNTIAQRAALTALNDDQFINDCYNKNRTEMKKYEAFCEEFGYDYYRSQANFILIDLKVAGSEVFNRLLNKGFITRNGEALGFPTSVRITLGNADQNDRIIEELKKLHI; this comes from the coding sequence ATGAGAGTAAAAGAAACAATGTTAGATCTTGTACCATACCAACCAGGGAAACCGATTGAAGAAGTGAAAAGAGAGTTAGGGTTAGAAGAAGTGGTTAAACTCGCTTCAAATGAAAACCCATACGGGTGTTCGCCTAAAGTTAAAGAAACAATTGAAAAGTCTTTTCAAGACTTAGCAATATATCCTGATGGATATGCAAGACAACTACGTGAATCTGTTGCAGAAAAACTAGAGGTAAATGTAACGCAACTAATTTTCGGAAATGGCTCTGACGAAGTCATTCTTATTTTATGCCGATCTATTTTATCTAAAAATGATAATATTGTAACGGCAACACCTACTTTCCCACAATATCGTCACAACGCAGTGATAGAAGGGACTGAAGTAAAGGAAGTTCCTTTAGTTGATGGCGTTCATGACCTTGACGCTATGCTTGATGCTATTGATGAAAATACAAAGATGGTGTTTGTTTGTAATCCGAATAATCCAACTGGAACGTATGTCAATGAAGAACAATTTAAAGCGTTTATCGAAAAAGTACCAGAAGATGTATTTGTTATTAGTGATGAAGCTTACTTTGAGTATGTTGAAGCAAAAGATTACCCAGAAACATTGCCATTACTGAAACAATACCCAAATTTAATTATTCTTAGAACGTTCTCTAAAGCATATGGACTTGCTTCATTACGTATTGGCTACGGAATTGCGAATGAAGAACTAATTAAAGCAGTAGACCCAGGAAGAGAACCTTTTAATACGAACACAATTGCACAACGTGCAGCTCTTACAGCATTAAATGATGATCAATTTATTAACGATTGTTATAACAAGAATAGAACGGAAATGAAGAAATATGAAGCGTTTTGCGAGGAGTTTGGATATGATTATTACCGCTCACAAGCAAACTTCATTTTAATTGATTTGAAGGTTGCAGGTAGCGAAGTATTTAATCGCCTGCTAAACAAAGGTTTTATTACACGTAACGGTGAAGCACTAGGGTTTCCAACATCTGTACGAATTACATTAGGAAATGCAGACCAAAATGATCGAATCATTGAAGAATTGAAAAAACTGCATATATAG
- a CDS encoding prephenate dehydrogenase gives MAKRVLLIGLGLIGGSLALTIKKEHPDTTIVGFDVDAKAKKLALSLKVIDQVGESLKSEAEKADLIILSTPVQSAIKIIEELSTCTFKNGCIITDVGSTKKAIFQKASKLNNGQVTFIGGHPMAGSHKTGVEASNERLFENAYYILTPYTETKANKVITLQNWLRGTRAKFIQLDPEAHDKYAGLISHMPHLIAASLVHQTENLSKGDTIVHSLAAGGFRDITRIASASPTMWRDITMQNKDVLLSMIDQWCELMGDIRSMLKEGDEDAIYSFFSEAKTLRDGLPIKKKGAVLPFYDLFVDVPDHPGVISDVTSILSSHSISLTNIRIIESREDIMGVLRLSFRSDDDLQNAKNILQDHMYETYELT, from the coding sequence TTGGCGAAAAGAGTGTTATTGATCGGCTTAGGGTTGATCGGCGGCTCTCTTGCCTTAACGATAAAAAAAGAACACCCTGATACGACTATCGTAGGCTTTGATGTAGACGCTAAAGCAAAGAAACTTGCACTTTCGTTAAAAGTAATTGATCAAGTAGGTGAAAGTCTTAAAAGTGAGGCTGAAAAGGCTGATTTAATTATATTATCAACACCTGTACAAAGTGCTATAAAGATCATTGAGGAGTTATCAACTTGTACTTTTAAGAATGGTTGTATCATTACAGACGTGGGCAGTACGAAAAAAGCGATCTTTCAAAAAGCCAGTAAATTAAATAATGGACAAGTAACATTTATTGGCGGTCATCCGATGGCAGGCTCACATAAAACAGGAGTCGAAGCCTCGAATGAAAGGCTCTTTGAAAATGCATATTATATTTTAACCCCATATACTGAAACGAAGGCGAATAAGGTGATTACTTTACAAAACTGGCTTCGTGGAACGCGTGCTAAATTTATTCAATTAGACCCTGAAGCACATGATAAGTATGCAGGATTGATCAGCCATATGCCACACCTTATTGCAGCTTCACTCGTTCATCAAACGGAAAATCTCTCAAAAGGAGACACGATCGTCCATAGTTTAGCCGCAGGAGGATTTAGAGATATTACTAGAATCGCTTCTGCTTCACCAACGATGTGGAGAGATATCACAATGCAAAATAAAGATGTTCTCCTATCGATGATAGACCAATGGTGTGAGCTTATGGGAGATATACGATCTATGCTAAAAGAAGGAGATGAGGATGCCATTTATTCCTTCTTTTCTGAAGCAAAAACCCTACGGGATGGTTTACCAATTAAAAAGAAAGGGGCTGTACTCCCTTTTTACGATTTATTTGTAGATGTACCAGACCATCCAGGTGTTATTTCTGATGTTACTAGTATTTTATCTTCCCATTCAATCAGTCTTACAAACATTCGTATCATTGAATCACGTGAAGATATAATGGGGGTACTGCGATTAAGTTTTCGATCTGATGATGACTTACAAAATGCGAAAAATATTTTACAAGATCATATGTACGAGACGTATGAGTTAACTTAA
- the trpA gene encoding tryptophan synthase subunit alpha yields the protein MNRLVEETFQQKENKFIPYIMAGDPSIEVSIDIALTLEKAGADALEWGVPFSDPLADGPVIQKAGTRARNKGTNIKKAIEGVKEARKQGLTIPVILFTYINPVLSLGEEETLKLMVEADIDGILIPDLPVEESNNIREQCKSSNKTFISLVALNSKERMKEIAKVSDGFLYFVTSYGVTGTRESFSSKIDEAISEVKTLTHIPVIAGFGISQREHVRFFQERCDGVIVGSALVKVIEEREEALQSPFQKENALNQIKAFVQELIS from the coding sequence ATGAACCGTCTCGTAGAAGAAACATTTCAGCAAAAAGAAAATAAATTTATCCCTTATATTATGGCAGGGGACCCGTCGATTGAGGTTTCAATCGACATCGCTTTAACGCTCGAAAAGGCAGGGGCAGATGCCCTAGAATGGGGCGTTCCGTTTAGTGATCCGCTAGCAGATGGGCCAGTTATACAAAAAGCGGGAACGCGAGCAAGAAACAAAGGCACGAATATAAAAAAAGCGATTGAAGGAGTAAAAGAAGCAAGAAAGCAAGGCTTAACGATTCCTGTTATTTTATTTACGTATATTAATCCAGTTTTGTCGTTAGGCGAAGAAGAAACTTTAAAGTTGATGGTTGAGGCAGATATTGACGGAATCTTGATTCCTGATTTACCAGTTGAAGAAAGTAACAACATTCGTGAACAGTGTAAGTCTTCTAATAAAACATTCATTTCTTTAGTTGCTCTTAATTCAAAAGAGCGAATGAAAGAGATTGCTAAAGTAAGTGACGGCTTTTTATATTTTGTTACTTCATACGGTGTAACAGGTACACGTGAATCGTTTTCTTCGAAGATCGATGAGGCGATTTCTGAAGTTAAAACTTTAACACACATCCCAGTCATAGCCGGCTTTGGAATCTCACAACGTGAACATGTCCGTTTCTTTCAAGAACGGTGTGATGGTGTTATTGTCGGAAGTGCACTCGTAAAAGTTATTGAAGAGCGGGAAGAAGCATTACAATCTCCTTTTCAAAAAGAAAATGCCTTAAATCAAATCAAAGCATTTGTACAAGAGCTCATTTCGTAA